A window of Chryseobacterium sp. IHB B 17019 genomic DNA:
ATCTATCTAATCCTGCTAAAGCTTCTTGTAATGTATCATCAGTATGAAATGTTATTCCCTCTGATACATTTACAACTTTTCCACAAGAAGTTCTGAACGGAAATGCAGAAACTACAATAGTTCCTAATAAACAAAGTGTTAATAATGTTTTTTTCATGTTTTTTAAATTAAAATTGAATAATTGAACCCAAAGTTTAAAGACACTTTTAGATTCCTGTTGGTGTCTGCTTGCAAGCGTTATTTAATCATTTTTCTTTTGCATTGTACACTACAAAGTACTCTATGTTTAAATTAATTTTATTCCCTAGCTAATCAATTATAAAAACAAAAAAGCGTGGAACTATGTCTATTGTTCTGGAGGTACTGGTATACCCGAGTAACAGATAAACAATAGCCCACGCCGAAACGTGAGCATTGCATAATCTTGCTACTCTTAAAAATTACCAGTTTTCCAGAACAAGAAAAGCTAATGCTTTATATTTTAAAGATAGATTCGTATCTATATTACGTTACAATGTTAAATATTTTTTTTCACATAAAAAAGAATTTTACAGGCCTTTTAAAAATAAATTGTCTGTATTAACTGTTATCTGAGAATGGCTGTAAAAAACACTAAAATATCTATTTGTATATTGATATTATAATAGTAAAATAAGCAATATGTTATTGCATGACAGATATATTTAACAAAGAATATATTTGATTGAATTAATTTCTATTTTTATCGAATTAAATAGTGTCTTCTAATGTCTAAAATTTTTAAAGTATATATTTGTTTAGGATTGATTTTTAATTCCTTAGCTTTCTCACAAGATTTATCTATTATTTATAAATTTAAAAAAGGTGGAGGAGAGATAGGAACCTATCAATTAGATATTTTTAAGGATCATAGCATTTTTTATGCTTCTAATTATTGCCTAAAAGATCAAGGTGCAAAATCTTATTTAGCAATATATAAACAGAACGCAACCCCTGATATAATTACATTATTAGATAAAGCAGATGATACTTATATTTACACCCAAAAGCCAAATGTTTTGAATTGGAAAATTCTAAATGAAAATAAAATAGTCGGAGGATACAAAGCACAGAAAGCCGAGGTTTTTTATAAAGATGAAAAATGGATTGCCTGGTTTACTGCCGATATTCCCTTTCAGGACGGCGCTTTCATATTCAAAGGTTTGCCCGGTTTAATTTTAAATATTGAAAATGAGAATTACAAATTTGAATTATCAGAAATAAACAAAAGCCAGGCTTATTGTGATATTAAAATTGATGATAGAAAAGAAATTCCTTACGATAAATATGAAAATCTTTTCAAAAATGTTTCAACTAAAAGTAATAATCTTATTGAAAATATTTCGAATTTAAACTTAGGGTTAGAAGTGGATTTTAAATCTACTGGTGAAAAGATAAATACAGTAAATATTTTAAGGGAAATTCTATAAAAGATTTGTTTTAAAGGTAAAATAAATTTATGATTTCGTAAACATTAAAGCTGTTAGCAGACTAAAGAAATAGATTATTCTTGAACAACTTCTTTACGATTATTTAAATATAACTAACTTTAAAACAAAAACCTTTCAATTTCTTGAAAGGTTTTCTATTTTTAACCAAATTTAAAACTCCAAAATGCAAGAACTTTCTTTGTCTTCAAAACTGAAGTACATTTTTTCCATTCCCGTAATTATTTCCGCATTGGGCTACTTTGTAGACATCTACGACTTACTTTTATTTGGTATTGTAAGAATTCCAAGCTTAAAAGCATTAGGCTTAAATCCAGATGTCGACGGCACGTTTATTCTCAATGCTCAGATGGTAGGTTTGCTGATTGGCGGTATTTTCTGGGGAATCTTCGGAGACAAAAAAGGAAGATTATCTGTTTTGTTTGGTTCCATTTTAGTGTATTCTTTAGCGAATATCGCTTGCGGTTTTCTACCTTATTTTCCAAAAGAACATTTGGTGTATCAGTATGCAGGATTAAGATTCATTGCAGGAATTGGCCTCGCGGGGGAACTCGGAGCAGGAATTACCCTTGTTTCCGAAAGCTTACCAAAGAATCTGAGAGCGATCGGAACTTCTGTAGTTGCCGGTTTCGGATTAATGGGCGCGGTTGTAGCTCAGTTAACGGTAGAACTAGCCGGTGGATGGAATATTTCTTACATCATCGGCGGAATTTTGGGAATCCTGCTTTTATTTTTAAGAATCAGCGTTTCAGAATCCGGAATTTATAAAAATATTGAGCATAAATCTGTCTCCAAAGGAAACTTCCTGTCGTTTTTCACCAACAAAGATCGGTTGATAAGATATTTAAAATGTATTGCCGTCGGATTACCGACCTGGTACTGCATTGGGATTCTGGCTGTTTTGGCCAATCAATTTGCTCCTGAAATGGGAATTGAAAGTA
This region includes:
- a CDS encoding MFS transporter, which codes for MQELSLSSKLKYIFSIPVIISALGYFVDIYDLLLFGIVRIPSLKALGLNPDVDGTFILNAQMVGLLIGGIFWGIFGDKKGRLSVLFGSILVYSLANIACGFLPYFPKEHLVYQYAGLRFIAGIGLAGELGAGITLVSESLPKNLRAIGTSVVAGFGLMGAVVAQLTVELAGGWNISYIIGGILGILLLFLRISVSESGIYKNIEHKSVSKGNFLSFFTNKDRLIRYLKCIAVGLPTWYCIGILAVLANQFAPEMGIESISPGKAIMWAYIGISVGDLASGFISHLLKSRKMAIFYMLAFTIVGVAFMLFGNTNSEIKYYFFCVWLGLGTGYWAMFVTLAAEQFGTNIRNTATTTVPNMVRGLVPVMIFGFDFFKTDFSVIMSAAIIGIIVFGLAFYSSLTISETHNKDLEFTE
- a CDS encoding GLPGLI family protein, which encodes MSKIFKVYICLGLIFNSLAFSQDLSIIYKFKKGGGEIGTYQLDIFKDHSIFYASNYCLKDQGAKSYLAIYKQNATPDIITLLDKADDTYIYTQKPNVLNWKILNENKIVGGYKAQKAEVFYKDEKWIAWFTADIPFQDGAFIFKGLPGLILNIENENYKFELSEINKSQAYCDIKIDDRKEIPYDKYENLFKNVSTKSNNLIENISNLNLGLEVDFKSTGEKINTVNILREIL